In the genome of Dryobates pubescens isolate bDryPub1 chromosome 18, bDryPub1.pri, whole genome shotgun sequence, one region contains:
- the LOC128898102 gene encoding syntaxin-1A-like encodes MRDRLAELRQRAAAEGGLHEDSMCFDNPALVGDDANPVSQALQEAAKLWQALDRLEQLSDSIDKMQQKVLCCTSEDSVVREKLELGAARATFAREAMALQPQLGSLPLAPERAPGRASPRIRQTQLWLLLRRYHATLARHYARENRYRHRLKEQIKRQAELAGIHLGAKDLDQLAESPEAPRIVGRDLEGLEAKRHLALAEMRQRQLLELEMQMVELHGLFLQLEGLQAEQHGAADSVEHHVLRTLDYIAQSGGEVKKAIKYQRPSRLSALLTALLSLCACCACLPCLGGTLR; translated from the coding sequence ATGAGGGACCGGCTGGCGGAGCTGCGGCAGAGAGCCGCGGCCGAGGGGGGCTTGCATGAGGATTCCATGTGCTTCGACAACCCAGCCTTGGTCGGGGACGATGCCAACCCcgtcagccaggctctgcaggaggcggCCAAGCTCTGGCAGGCGCTGGAccggctggagcagctctctgacAGCATCGACAAGATGCAGCAGAAGGTTCTGTGCTGCACCTCCGAGGACAGCGTCGTCCGGGAGAAGCTGGAGCTTGGCGCTGCCAGAGCCACCTTTGCTCGGGAGGCcatggccctgcagccccagctgggctctCTGCCGCTGGCACCGGAGCGGGCACCGGGGCGAGCCAGCCCCCGGATCCGCCAGacccagctgtggctgctgctgcggcgCTACCACGCCACCCTCGCCCGCCACTACGCCCGGGAGAACCGCTACCggcacaggctgaaggagcagatCAAGAGGCAGGCCGAGCTGGCGGGCATCCACCTGGGGGCCAAGGACTTGGACCAACTAGCTGAGAGCCCCGAGGCGCCCCGCATCGTGGGCCGGGACCTGGAGGGTCTCGAGGCCAAGCGGCACCTGGCCTTGGCCGAGATGCGCCAgcggcagctgctggagctggagatgCAGATGGTGGAGCTGCACGGgctgttcctgcagctggaggggctgcaggccgAGCAGCACGGCGCCGCCGACAGCGTAGAGCACCACGTCCTGCGCACCCTCGACTACATCGCCCAGAGCGGCGGCGAGGTGAAGAAGGCCATCAAGTACCAGCGGCCGTCGCGGCTCTCGGCCCTGCTGAccgctctgctcagcctctgcgCCTGCTgcgcctgcctgccctgcctcggCGGCACCCTCCgctga